A DNA window from Chitinibacter fontanus contains the following coding sequences:
- a CDS encoding response regulator, giving the protein MGTKKISCIIIDDDAIIRNLMGALLRQLAFEVIGEVGHAHEGLKMCMDHTPTVVLLDIHLPESDGLELLPQLLKLTPQPKVIMVSGEATGERVREALSLGASGFVVKPFTPARLLDAIGKAVGVKL; this is encoded by the coding sequence ATGGGTACCAAGAAAATCAGCTGCATAATTATCGATGATGACGCGATTATCCGTAATTTAATGGGAGCTTTGTTGCGCCAGCTTGCCTTTGAAGTCATTGGCGAGGTGGGGCACGCGCACGAGGGCTTGAAAATGTGTATGGATCACACGCCCACCGTGGTCTTGCTTGATATTCATTTGCCCGAATCAGATGGTCTAGAGTTACTGCCGCAATTACTCAAACTCACCCCACAGCCCAAGGTGATTATGGTGAGTGGTGAAGCCACGGGGGAGCGTGTGCGCGAGGCACTGAGCCTTGGGGCGAGCGGATTTGTGGTCAAGCCATTTACTCCAGCCCGCCTGCTTGATGCGATTGGTAAAGCCGTTGGGGTTAAATTATAA
- a CDS encoding N-acetylmuramoyl-L-alanine amidase — translation MSEHSKIAQHLIATAPSKLGRRDVLRGLAGTLLLSVTPVGLAATSASVVAVRVWPANAYTRVTIESSAPLTFKQFSLKDPDRLVVDLEGIDLNNELQSLAGKVGDNDPYIKLLRAARNKPGVVRLVLDLKAAVKPQIFTLDPIAEYKHRLVIDLYPAVQTDELLAFLNDNSQLKMDVVPPAVPAEKTASQASNVKPAEAKASDPNKKPTENKPTETVDRSKLKVDRLITVVLDPGHGGEDPGAVGPGGNHEKAVVLQIAKRLRDLLQSEPNFRVVMTRDADFFVPLGVRVRKARAVQADLFVSIHADAFVRPDANGSSVFALSEGGASSTAARWLAQTQNDADLIGGVKVKGGEDLRKTLLDLTTTATINDSLKLGKAMLGELGSINRLHKPNVEQASFAVLKAPDIPSILVETAFISNPDEERKLIDDDYQQKMAQALFKGIKRYFAKNPPLARTRIAQNP, via the coding sequence ATGTCAGAACACTCTAAAATCGCTCAGCATTTAATCGCCACCGCACCATCAAAACTCGGGCGACGCGATGTGTTGCGCGGGTTGGCGGGGACGCTATTGCTATCGGTTACCCCAGTGGGTTTAGCCGCAACGAGCGCCAGCGTGGTCGCCGTACGTGTTTGGCCTGCGAATGCCTATACCCGAGTCACCATCGAGTCGAGTGCTCCGCTAACCTTTAAACAATTTTCACTCAAAGATCCGGACCGCCTAGTCGTTGATCTGGAGGGCATTGATTTAAATAATGAATTGCAAAGCCTCGCCGGTAAAGTGGGTGACAATGACCCGTACATCAAGCTGCTGCGCGCCGCACGCAATAAGCCGGGCGTAGTACGACTGGTGTTGGATTTAAAAGCCGCAGTGAAACCCCAGATTTTTACGCTAGATCCTATCGCCGAATACAAGCACCGCTTGGTGATCGACCTGTACCCTGCGGTGCAAACCGATGAATTGCTCGCATTCCTCAATGACAACTCACAGCTAAAAATGGATGTGGTTCCCCCCGCCGTACCGGCAGAGAAAACCGCCAGCCAAGCAAGCAATGTCAAACCTGCCGAGGCCAAAGCCAGCGATCCAAACAAAAAACCAACCGAGAATAAACCCACCGAAACAGTGGATCGCAGCAAACTTAAAGTTGATCGCTTAATCACCGTGGTGCTCGACCCAGGTCACGGAGGAGAAGACCCTGGCGCGGTTGGCCCGGGCGGGAATCACGAAAAAGCGGTGGTCTTGCAAATAGCCAAACGCTTGCGTGATTTACTACAAAGCGAACCCAACTTCCGCGTAGTCATGACGCGCGATGCTGATTTCTTTGTTCCGCTGGGCGTGCGAGTGCGCAAAGCGCGTGCGGTGCAGGCCGATCTGTTTGTCTCCATTCACGCAGATGCCTTTGTTCGCCCCGATGCCAATGGCAGCTCGGTATTCGCACTATCGGAAGGTGGTGCTTCCAGCACGGCTGCGCGCTGGCTGGCGCAAACGCAAAATGATGCCGATCTAATTGGCGGAGTAAAGGTAAAAGGCGGCGAGGATTTACGTAAAACCCTGCTCGATCTAACCACCACAGCCACCATTAACGATAGCTTGAAGTTAGGCAAAGCCATGCTGGGGGAACTGGGAAGTATTAACCGCTTGCATAAACCGAATGTCGAGCAAGCCAGTTTTGCCGTTTTGAAAGCACCCGATATTCCGTCAATCTTGGTGGAAACGGCTTTTATTTCCAACCCCGATGAAGAACGCAAGCTGATCGATGACGACTATCAGCAAAAAATGGCGCAAGCCTTATTCAAAGGTATTAAGCGCTATTTTGCCAAAAATCCACCACTGGCCCGCACTCGCATTGCGCAAAACCCCTGA
- the tsaE gene encoding tRNA (adenosine(37)-N6)-threonylcarbamoyltransferase complex ATPase subunit type 1 TsaE: MQPNDNAFSVFLSDEDATIAFGAQLAKAIQPGLTVFLDGNLGAGKTTLTRGVLRGLGFTGRVKSPTYTLVEPYTVSSLYFYHFDLYRFNDPSEWEDAGFRDYFNPNSVCLIEWAEKAQGQLPRADWLIELAPEHEGRRLQLSALTPLGLACQNTLKSLSI, from the coding sequence ATGCAGCCCAATGATAACGCCTTTTCAGTTTTTTTAAGCGACGAAGACGCCACGATCGCATTCGGGGCGCAATTAGCAAAAGCCATTCAACCCGGGCTTACTGTGTTTCTAGATGGCAATCTGGGCGCAGGAAAAACCACCCTGACTCGCGGCGTGTTGCGTGGGCTGGGTTTTACCGGACGAGTGAAAAGCCCCACATATACCTTGGTTGAACCTTATACTGTTTCTAGCTTATACTTTTATCACTTTGATTTATATCGGTTTAATGACCCTAGCGAATGGGAAGATGCAGGGTTTCGCGATTACTTCAACCCCAACTCAGTTTGCCTGATTGAATGGGCAGAAAAAGCACAAGGGCAGCTGCCACGCGCAGACTGGCTCATTGAATTAGCCCCCGAGCATGAGGGGCGCCGTTTGCAACTTAGCGCATTGACTCCTTTAGGTTTGGCATGTCAGAACACTCTAAAATCGCTCAGCATTTAA
- the queG gene encoding tRNA epoxyqueuosine(34) reductase QueG, with protein MTHTGSRPAPDYPQLAQSIKTWAQALGFARAAITGIDLSHAESGLNAWLAKGFHGEMDYMARHGPKRARPAELVPNTVSVISIFMPYLSGGQAPDAVLADTSKAYISRYALGRDYHKVLRNRLQQLADQIAVAVGEYGHRVFVDSAPVLEVELAKQAGLGWRGKHSLLLNREFGSFYFLGEIFTDLPLPADLPLPAEHCGKCTACIDACPTQAIVAPYQVDARRCISYLTIELKGAIPLEFRKAIGNRVYGCDDCQLVCPWNRFAAQSPETDFAIRHGLDNVTLLELFAWSEADFMQKMAGSPIYRIGYAKWLSNLAIGLGNAAPNPAIGAALLARQQDPSELVREHVAWALKNGGYI; from the coding sequence ATGACGCACACAGGCTCTCGCCCCGCACCGGATTATCCACAATTAGCACAGTCAATTAAAACTTGGGCGCAAGCTTTGGGTTTTGCACGTGCGGCAATTACCGGCATTGATTTGAGCCACGCCGAAAGTGGCCTAAACGCTTGGTTGGCCAAGGGCTTTCATGGCGAAATGGATTATATGGCAAGGCACGGGCCAAAACGTGCCCGACCAGCGGAATTAGTACCAAATACTGTGTCAGTGATCAGTATTTTTATGCCGTATCTGTCGGGAGGGCAAGCTCCAGATGCAGTTCTGGCCGATACATCTAAGGCGTATATCTCACGTTATGCCTTAGGGCGTGATTATCACAAAGTTTTGCGCAATCGTCTGCAGCAATTGGCGGATCAGATCGCCGTCGCTGTGGGTGAGTATGGGCATCGCGTTTTTGTCGATTCGGCACCGGTGCTGGAAGTGGAGCTTGCAAAACAAGCAGGTTTAGGTTGGCGCGGGAAACATTCGCTATTGCTTAATCGTGAGTTTGGATCGTTTTATTTTCTGGGCGAAATTTTTACTGACTTACCACTCCCCGCTGATTTGCCGCTTCCTGCTGAGCATTGCGGCAAATGTACCGCTTGTATCGATGCCTGCCCAACACAGGCAATTGTTGCGCCATATCAGGTCGATGCCCGCCGCTGTATTTCCTATCTGACGATTGAGTTAAAAGGCGCGATTCCGCTTGAGTTTCGTAAGGCCATCGGCAATCGGGTGTATGGCTGTGATGATTGCCAGCTGGTTTGTCCATGGAACCGTTTTGCTGCGCAAAGCCCGGAGACTGATTTTGCGATTCGGCACGGCCTCGATAATGTGACTTTGCTTGAACTCTTTGCCTGGAGTGAGGCAGATTTCATGCAAAAAATGGCGGGTAGCCCGATTTATCGGATTGGTTATGCCAAATGGCTGAGCAATCTGGCGATTGGTTTGGGCAATGCCGCGCCAAATCCTGCGATTGGCGCCGCTTTATTGGCGCGCCAGCAAGACCCGAGTGAATTGGTGCGTGAGCATGTGGCGTGGGCCTTAAAGAATGGCGGGTATATTTAG
- a CDS encoding PAS domain-containing hybrid sensor histidine kinase/response regulator translates to MIPTHLLSDFCATAILVVDPTTETIVAANPACESLLGYRQSQLIGMPISTIEVGLQDVFFWEDVRSAGAQEISQVESEYRHQNGHFVYVNKTVRLVKQDAQTLCVISAHDISASKRLEDESARTSALLAATLESTIDGILVTNLDGHIINYNHRMTTMWPWRHEGEQTFHHQLADFKDLLEDRASFERWVTALFHDPYIDEQKTFTLRDGKVFEVSSCPLQYRDAPIGRLFCIHDISALKASEAALREARDQAQQANKAKSDFLAHMSHELRTPLNAILGFAQVIEADGQGDNQILGGYIHKAGQHLLDLINEVLDLASIEAGKLALRLESVDVSACIHDCVELTQVLAKEKGIALHLSPPTIPCFIWADARRLKQMLLNLISNAIKYNRADGSVSISTQRVPNGSWRIKVEDTGLGIAEADQQRLFTAFNRVGNSQTSVEGTGIGLAFTKKLAQMMQGTVGMSSELAVGSCFWIELPAAVAPDLSPNIVPIAQDESSRTVLYIEDDLLSQKLMQNILAKQRPNYHFFTAQTGQEGIALAMQIAPDLILLDQQLPDATGSMIFEQLQQHERTRHTPCIALSGNTLPEQINDALRLGFSAYLSKPLQISQALLTIDQIISQKRDAIYSKV, encoded by the coding sequence ATGATCCCCACCCATTTGCTCAGTGACTTTTGTGCCACTGCCATCCTCGTCGTCGACCCAACGACCGAAACCATTGTGGCGGCCAACCCCGCTTGCGAAAGCTTACTAGGCTATCGGCAAAGCCAACTAATTGGTATGCCCATTTCGACGATTGAAGTGGGTCTACAGGATGTGTTTTTCTGGGAGGACGTCCGCAGTGCGGGTGCCCAGGAAATCTCGCAAGTTGAAAGTGAATATCGACATCAAAACGGGCACTTTGTTTATGTCAACAAAACCGTTCGCTTGGTCAAACAGGACGCGCAAACGCTGTGCGTAATCTCAGCTCACGATATCAGCGCCAGCAAACGGCTGGAAGATGAAAGTGCTCGCACCAGCGCTCTATTGGCGGCCACACTCGAATCCACGATCGACGGTATTCTGGTCACCAATCTAGACGGACACATTATTAATTACAATCACCGCATGACCACCATGTGGCCATGGCGGCACGAAGGAGAGCAAACCTTCCATCATCAGCTCGCCGACTTCAAAGACCTATTGGAAGATCGCGCTAGTTTTGAACGTTGGGTCACCGCCCTTTTTCACGACCCCTATATTGACGAGCAAAAAACCTTCACCCTGCGCGATGGCAAGGTATTTGAAGTGAGCAGCTGCCCGCTGCAATATCGTGACGCACCGATTGGTCGCTTATTTTGCATCCATGATATTTCCGCGCTAAAAGCCAGCGAGGCTGCTCTGCGTGAGGCTCGCGATCAAGCGCAGCAAGCCAATAAAGCCAAATCAGATTTTCTGGCACACATGAGCCATGAGCTGCGCACTCCGCTCAATGCCATTCTTGGGTTTGCACAAGTAATCGAAGCCGATGGTCAAGGCGACAATCAAATTCTGGGCGGCTATATCCACAAAGCAGGTCAGCATTTGCTTGATTTAATCAATGAGGTGCTCGATCTGGCCAGTATTGAAGCCGGTAAATTGGCGTTACGGCTTGAATCTGTTGATGTCAGCGCATGTATTCATGATTGCGTCGAGCTAACCCAAGTACTCGCCAAAGAAAAAGGCATCGCACTGCATCTGAGCCCCCCTACTATCCCCTGTTTTATCTGGGCGGATGCTCGTCGGCTCAAACAGATGCTACTGAATTTGATCTCCAATGCCATTAAATACAATCGAGCAGATGGCTCGGTTAGCATTTCGACGCAACGCGTCCCCAATGGTAGCTGGCGCATCAAAGTGGAAGACACCGGCTTGGGCATTGCCGAAGCCGATCAGCAACGTCTATTTACCGCCTTTAACCGGGTAGGTAATAGCCAAACTAGCGTGGAAGGCACTGGGATCGGGCTGGCGTTTACCAAAAAACTAGCCCAAATGATGCAAGGCACGGTGGGGATGAGCAGCGAGCTTGCGGTAGGTAGCTGCTTCTGGATTGAATTACCGGCTGCGGTTGCCCCAGATTTAAGCCCGAATATTGTGCCAATTGCGCAGGATGAAAGCTCACGTACGGTGCTGTATATCGAAGACGATTTGCTATCGCAAAAACTAATGCAAAATATTCTGGCCAAACAACGGCCGAACTACCATTTCTTTACCGCTCAAACTGGTCAAGAAGGCATTGCCTTAGCAATGCAGATTGCACCTGATTTGATTTTGCTTGATCAGCAATTGCCGGATGCCACCGGATCGATGATTTTTGAACAATTGCAACAACACGAACGCACCCGTCATACCCCGTGCATAGCGTTGTCTGGCAATACCCTCCCCGAGCAAATCAACGATGCACTCCGGTTGGGGTTTAGCGCGTATTTGAGCAAACCATTGCAAATTAGCCAGGCCTTGCTGACTATCGACCAGATTATCTCGCAGAAGCGCGACGCAATATACAGCAAGGTATAG
- a CDS encoding HD-GYP domain-containing protein has translation MASEDTAVFISPDQLQIGLFIQLDLHWMDHPFPFGSFKVKSDEQINTLKKLGLKQIRYIPEKSDCAPNAAPIASLPVVENETAALEIDPVIAAELEAKRLRQAEQQRRKAQLAECTKAFSQAAVVVRKLNKEVHSNPRESIAAAEQLIGTMLDSLLTDNDIAIHLMNEKAMGDDLYFHTLNTTVLALLLAKEMKQERATIERLGLASLLHDIGKVEVPDRILLKTDTLNRAEKTLLEQHCQWGVDAAKRANLPAEVLSIIAQHHEFCDGTGYPKQLKLEQIDPLARILVVANTYDNYCNKINPGDSLTPHEGLALMFSHQKAKFDPAPMNVLIRSLGVYPPGTLVQLSNEHYGLVVAVNSSRPLKPQVLVHDPAIGREEAMVLDLERHPDLNISKALKASQLPRPVLAYLNPRKRMTYYFSPSENCA, from the coding sequence ATGGCTTCAGAAGACACGGCTGTATTCATCTCACCCGATCAATTACAAATTGGGCTATTCATCCAACTAGATTTACATTGGATGGATCACCCATTTCCTTTCGGCAGTTTCAAGGTTAAATCTGACGAGCAGATTAATACGCTTAAAAAACTGGGTTTAAAGCAGATTCGCTACATTCCTGAAAAAAGTGATTGTGCGCCTAATGCTGCACCGATCGCCAGTCTTCCAGTCGTGGAAAATGAAACAGCAGCGCTTGAAATTGATCCGGTGATTGCGGCCGAACTTGAGGCAAAACGCCTGCGACAAGCCGAACAACAGCGCCGCAAAGCTCAGCTAGCCGAATGCACCAAAGCATTTAGCCAAGCAGCAGTGGTCGTGCGCAAACTAAATAAAGAAGTGCACAGCAACCCGCGTGAAAGCATCGCGGCCGCCGAGCAGCTAATTGGCACCATGCTCGACTCACTGCTAACCGACAATGACATTGCGATTCATTTAATGAATGAAAAAGCGATGGGTGATGATCTATATTTTCATACACTCAACACCACGGTGCTAGCGCTGTTGTTAGCCAAAGAAATGAAACAAGAACGCGCGACCATTGAGCGCTTGGGGCTGGCCTCTTTACTGCATGATATTGGTAAGGTTGAAGTACCTGATCGTATTTTATTAAAAACCGACACCCTAAACCGCGCCGAAAAGACCTTGCTAGAACAACACTGCCAATGGGGAGTTGATGCCGCAAAACGCGCCAACTTGCCCGCAGAGGTATTGAGCATCATCGCGCAGCATCACGAATTTTGCGATGGCACCGGCTACCCGAAACAACTTAAGCTGGAACAAATCGACCCGTTAGCGCGTATTTTGGTGGTCGCCAATACCTACGATAACTATTGCAATAAAATCAATCCGGGCGATTCACTCACCCCGCATGAAGGACTGGCACTGATGTTTTCGCATCAGAAAGCCAAATTTGACCCCGCGCCGATGAATGTACTAATTCGCAGTCTGGGGGTTTACCCACCAGGGACACTCGTACAGTTATCGAACGAGCATTATGGTCTCGTCGTGGCGGTGAACTCGTCGCGCCCGCTTAAACCACAAGTCTTAGTGCATGATCCGGCCATCGGACGTGAAGAAGCAATGGTGCTTGATTTGGAAAGGCATCCCGACTTGAATATCAGCAAGGCTCTCAAAGCCAGCCAGTTGCCACGGCCAGTGCTAGCCTATCTAAATCCTCGCAAACGGATGACGTACTATTTTAGCCCAAGCGAAAATTGCGCATGA
- a CDS encoding biotin-dependent carboxyltransferase family protein, which translates to MKAPHPLILQVEKAGVQTTVQDLGRPQGASWGLPVGGAADGFALQVVNLLLGNPHDAAALEITLGGFRARFAHTSSFALAGADCDARLDGRRLLPNAVYRGVKGQVLSLGTPLYGARSYLTLPGGIEVPELWGSRSTLLAAGLGGMAGRALIKGDQLAARRRDKSRPQCAIAMPERGEVLRFIAGPQWEQLGGEAQKLFCNQSWKIDIQSNRMGLKLSGSMLQMEIPLEMASHAVMAGTVQLPRGGQPIILLSDAQVTGGYPVIAQIIQADLWRLGQLRAGESVYLLPVDQPTALDALALQQAWFKRVAATLAAHCKHA; encoded by the coding sequence ATGAAAGCCCCTCATCCATTAATTTTGCAAGTAGAAAAAGCCGGTGTGCAAACCACGGTGCAAGACTTGGGGCGGCCACAAGGTGCCAGCTGGGGGCTGCCGGTTGGTGGCGCGGCGGATGGTTTTGCTTTGCAAGTGGTGAATTTGCTGCTGGGCAATCCGCATGATGCGGCGGCATTGGAAATCACGCTGGGCGGTTTTCGCGCCCGTTTTGCCCACACCAGCTCGTTTGCACTGGCGGGCGCCGATTGCGATGCGCGGCTGGATGGCCGTCGCCTATTGCCCAATGCAGTTTATCGCGGGGTGAAAGGGCAGGTGTTGAGTTTGGGCACGCCTTTGTATGGCGCGCGCAGCTATCTAACCTTGCCCGGTGGCATTGAGGTGCCTGAATTATGGGGCAGCCGCTCGACGCTCTTGGCGGCCGGTTTGGGCGGCATGGCGGGACGTGCTTTGATCAAAGGCGACCAACTCGCCGCACGGCGGCGGGATAAATCGCGTCCGCAGTGCGCGATTGCGATGCCCGAGCGCGGCGAAGTGTTGCGCTTTATTGCCGGCCCGCAGTGGGAGCAATTGGGTGGTGAGGCGCAAAAGTTGTTTTGCAATCAAAGCTGGAAAATCGATATACAGAGTAACCGTATGGGCTTGAAGCTATCTGGTAGTATGCTTCAGATGGAGATACCCCTAGAGATGGCCTCGCATGCAGTAATGGCCGGTACGGTGCAATTGCCGCGTGGTGGTCAGCCGATTATTTTGCTCAGCGATGCGCAAGTGACTGGTGGCTATCCGGTGATTGCGCAAATTATTCAGGCTGATTTGTGGCGACTGGGGCAATTGCGCGCGGGTGAGAGCGTGTATCTGCTGCCGGTTGATCAGCCGACTGCGCTCGATGCCTTGGCCTTGCAGCAAGCATGGTTCAAACGTGTGGCAGCTACGCTGGCCGCGCACTGCAAACATGCATAA
- the pxpA gene encoding 5-oxoprolinase subunit PxpA yields MKTHLDLNADLGEGYPLDAQLMPLISSANIACGGHAGDVDSIRATVRLAHQHHVRIGAHPSYPDREGFGRKSMTLTPSQLVFSLTAQLWAIKAVSIEEGVSVAYVKPHGALYNDAARDPELARQIAQLIREIDPDLALMGLAGSELVLAGRNAGLTVIEEGFADRAYLPDGSLMPRDQPGAVLEQIDDVVVQALALSQRVDSLCLHGDNPAAIAQAQAIRTALQNAGIRISAFDDPRDAIVGDPALNEVALDSD; encoded by the coding sequence ATGAAAACTCATCTCGATTTAAATGCTGATCTGGGCGAAGGCTATCCCTTGGATGCGCAGCTCATGCCGCTGATTAGCTCGGCCAATATTGCCTGTGGTGGTCACGCCGGCGATGTTGATAGCATCCGCGCCACCGTGCGTTTGGCGCATCAGCACCATGTACGCATTGGCGCGCATCCGAGCTACCCCGACCGCGAAGGCTTTGGTCGCAAAAGCATGACGCTGACGCCCAGCCAGCTGGTGTTTAGCCTCACCGCGCAATTGTGGGCGATCAAAGCCGTGAGTATCGAAGAGGGCGTGTCGGTGGCCTACGTTAAACCACACGGCGCGCTGTATAACGACGCCGCACGCGATCCCGAACTGGCGCGCCAAATCGCGCAACTAATCCGCGAAATCGACCCCGATCTAGCGCTAATGGGGCTGGCTGGTAGCGAGCTGGTGCTGGCAGGGCGTAATGCAGGTTTGACAGTGATCGAAGAAGGCTTTGCTGATCGCGCTTATTTGCCCGATGGTAGCTTGATGCCGCGTGATCAGCCCGGTGCGGTGTTGGAACAGATTGACGACGTGGTGGTGCAAGCCCTAGCGCTCAGCCAGCGGGTAGATTCGCTCTGTCTGCACGGCGACAATCCTGCCGCCATCGCTCAAGCTCAAGCGATCCGCACGGCATTACAAAACGCCGGAATTCGGATTAGCGCCTTTGATGATCCGCGTGACGCGATTGTCGGTGATCCGGCTTTGAATGAAGTGGCGCTGGATAGTGATTGA
- a CDS encoding alpha/beta hydrolase → MAFSPIQLELLHVPAQHSTQSPPILLLHGAFAGAWCWQQVQQDLAAAGWESYALSLRGHGHSEGALMLASATINDYLADVEATLATIGEPCILIGHSLGGYLAQQIAERHTIAGLALIASIPPYGLSGSLSYMSALHPNLLMGLQSFALGHTSKPESALLQHLLFAKNTPMSVVDDFAQHAQLESMTALSELWMPQWWKNLPRFPKFPVLVLGAGDDSIIPFSDVQITAQAWGVSPIMLPEAGHAMMCDRTQPQLSAALLAWLDKI, encoded by the coding sequence ATGGCCTTCAGCCCGATCCAACTGGAATTACTGCATGTCCCCGCCCAGCATTCAACGCAAAGCCCCCCAATCCTGCTGCTGCACGGCGCATTTGCCGGCGCGTGGTGCTGGCAACAAGTGCAGCAAGATCTGGCCGCTGCGGGTTGGGAAAGCTACGCGCTGAGCCTGCGCGGCCACGGCCACAGCGAAGGCGCGCTGATGCTTGCCAGCGCCACGATCAATGATTATCTGGCCGATGTCGAAGCCACCCTCGCCACGATAGGCGAGCCATGTATTCTGATCGGGCATTCCTTGGGCGGCTATCTGGCACAACAAATTGCCGAGCGCCACACCATCGCTGGCCTCGCACTGATCGCCAGCATTCCACCGTATGGCTTATCGGGCTCGCTCAGCTATATGTCGGCGCTACACCCCAATTTGCTAATGGGGCTGCAAAGCTTTGCACTGGGCCATACCAGCAAGCCCGAATCGGCGCTACTACAACATCTGCTGTTCGCCAAAAACACGCCAATGAGCGTAGTTGACGATTTCGCCCAGCACGCACAGCTTGAATCCATGACGGCGCTATCCGAGCTATGGATGCCGCAATGGTGGAAAAACCTACCCCGCTTTCCAAAGTTTCCGGTGCTGGTACTTGGCGCAGGCGACGACAGCATCATCCCGTTTAGCGATGTACAAATCACCGCGCAAGCATGGGGAGTCAGCCCAATCATGCTGCCCGAAGCCGGTCACGCGATGATGTGCGATCGCACCCAACCACAACTGAGCGCAGCTTTGCTAGCTTGGCTGGATAAAATATAA
- a CDS encoding fused MFS/spermidine synthase, giving the protein MTSSNTNFFSDSFAALLRETESGKPFVYDEGDEVSLMFDLATVQSRMKRAKPNDLMLGYTRAMLGSVLIQEHTQQIGMIGMGGGSLAKYCHHYLPSSQISVAEIDQRVIDLGHHFQIPFDSPRLRVHCADGADWLKICTQAFDVLMIDAYGPQGMPDNIASNAFFDLCRTRLSPQGILVVNLWGSDKRFESYYQRIRTIFDDTALAIGADGCANRIVYGFNNSRLPAQKTLQHYCRLRADQHSIDLMNLGQRLSRALRAADGLEPLTPKRST; this is encoded by the coding sequence GTGACTTCAAGTAACACCAATTTTTTTAGCGACAGCTTTGCCGCACTGCTGCGCGAAACCGAGTCCGGTAAACCTTTTGTTTACGATGAAGGCGATGAAGTCTCGCTAATGTTTGATCTGGCCACAGTCCAGAGTCGGATGAAACGTGCCAAGCCCAATGATCTAATGCTTGGGTATACACGTGCAATGCTTGGCAGTGTTTTGATACAGGAACATACCCAGCAAATTGGCATGATTGGCATGGGTGGTGGATCGCTGGCCAAGTATTGTCATCACTACCTACCCAGTAGCCAGATTAGCGTGGCCGAGATCGATCAGCGCGTGATTGATTTGGGCCATCACTTCCAGATTCCATTTGATAGCCCGCGCCTGCGGGTGCATTGTGCCGATGGCGCTGATTGGCTCAAAATCTGCACCCAAGCTTTTGATGTGCTGATGATCGACGCCTACGGCCCGCAAGGCATGCCGGACAATATCGCCAGCAATGCGTTTTTTGATCTGTGCCGCACGCGGCTTAGCCCCCAAGGCATACTGGTCGTCAATCTATGGGGCAGTGATAAGCGTTTCGAGAGCTATTACCAGCGTATTCGCACCATTTTCGACGATACCGCGCTAGCCATCGGTGCCGATGGCTGCGCCAACCGGATTGTGTATGGCTTTAATAATTCGCGACTACCTGCGCAAAAAACCTTGCAGCACTATTGTCGCCTGCGTGCCGATCAGCACAGCATTGATTTGATGAATTTGGGTCAACGTCTATCGCGCGCGCTGCGCGCCGCCGATGGGCTGGAGCCCTTAACCCCTAAACGCAGTACCTAA